A single region of the Ancylobacter novellus DSM 506 genome encodes:
- a CDS encoding alpha-amylase family glycosyl hydrolase, with translation MIDTRWWQRGIFYQVYPRSFQDTDGDGIGDLDGIRRRLDYLAGLGVDAIWVSPIYPSPMADFGYDVADYCGIHPMFGDLEAFDRLVADVHARGLKLVLDFVPNHTSDQHLWFRESRASRDNPKRDWYIWRDPAPDGGPPNNWISNFGGPAWTLDAASGQYYYHAFLKEQPDLNWRNPEVRAAMHDVLRFWMARGVDGFRVDVIWHLMKDADFRDNPPNPGYRPEEGDIGRFLQTHSADQPEVHDIIAELRRVVDEFPDRVLIGEIYLPIDRLVAYYGEDLAGAHLPFNFQLIYASWNAESLAALIEEYEGSLPRGGWPNWVLGNHDRPRIASRVGHDRARAAAVLLLTLRGTPTMYYGDEIGMENVPISPEDVHDPWEKNEPGLGLGRDPERTPMQWDASPNAGFTAGRPWLPVAANFAHCNVAAMLDDPFSILALYRRLIALRRVHPALQTGSYRPVTAHGDVLAYQRELGGESLFVVLNLGGETQRGIALPDGVAEGHVLLSTRLDREEKVTSGFSLRAHEGLVIALSAAT, from the coding sequence ATGATCGACACCCGATGGTGGCAGCGAGGCATTTTCTACCAGGTCTATCCCCGCTCCTTCCAGGACACCGACGGCGACGGCATCGGCGATCTCGACGGCATCCGCCGGCGGCTCGACTACCTCGCCGGGCTCGGCGTCGACGCCATCTGGGTCTCGCCGATCTATCCCTCGCCCATGGCCGATTTCGGCTACGACGTGGCGGATTACTGCGGCATCCACCCGATGTTCGGCGACCTCGAAGCCTTCGACCGCCTGGTCGCCGACGTGCATGCGCGCGGATTGAAGCTGGTGCTCGACTTCGTGCCCAACCACACCTCCGACCAGCATCTCTGGTTCAGGGAGAGCCGCGCCTCGCGCGATAATCCCAAGCGCGACTGGTACATCTGGCGCGATCCCGCCCCGGATGGCGGGCCGCCGAACAACTGGATCAGCAATTTCGGCGGGCCGGCTTGGACCTTGGACGCGGCGAGCGGCCAGTACTACTACCACGCCTTCCTCAAGGAGCAGCCGGACCTCAACTGGCGCAACCCTGAAGTCCGCGCGGCCATGCACGACGTGCTGCGCTTCTGGATGGCGCGCGGCGTCGACGGCTTCCGCGTCGACGTCATCTGGCACCTGATGAAGGACGCCGATTTCCGCGACAACCCGCCCAATCCCGGCTACCGCCCGGAGGAGGGCGATATCGGCCGCTTCCTGCAGACCCATTCCGCCGACCAGCCGGAGGTGCACGACATCATCGCCGAGCTGCGGCGCGTGGTCGACGAGTTCCCGGATCGGGTGCTGATCGGCGAGATCTACCTGCCGATCGACCGGCTGGTCGCCTATTACGGCGAGGACCTCGCCGGCGCGCATCTGCCGTTCAATTTCCAGCTGATCTATGCCAGCTGGAACGCCGAGAGCCTTGCCGCCCTCATCGAGGAATATGAGGGATCGCTGCCGCGCGGCGGATGGCCCAACTGGGTGCTCGGCAATCACGACCGGCCGCGCATCGCCAGCCGCGTCGGCCACGACCGCGCCCGCGCCGCCGCCGTGCTGCTGCTCACCCTGCGCGGCACGCCGACCATGTATTACGGCGACGAGATCGGCATGGAGAACGTGCCGATCTCGCCGGAGGACGTGCACGACCCCTGGGAGAAGAACGAGCCCGGCCTCGGGCTCGGCCGCGACCCCGAGCGCACGCCCATGCAGTGGGATGCCTCGCCCAACGCCGGCTTCACCGCCGGCCGGCCCTGGTTGCCGGTGGCGGCGAACTTTGCCCATTGCAACGTGGCGGCGATGCTGGACGACCCGTTCTCCATCCTCGCGCTCTACCGCCGGCTGATCGCGTTGCGGCGTGTGCATCCCGCGCTCCAGACCGGCAGCTACCGGCCGGTGACGGCGCACGGCGACGTGCTGGCCTATCAGCGCGAACTCGGCGGCGAGAGCCTGTTCGTGGTGCTCAATCTCGGCGGCGAGACGCAGCGCGGCATCGCCTTGCCCGACGGGGTTGCGGAAGGCCATGTGCTGCTCTCCACCCGCCTCGATCGCGAGGAGAAGGTGACGAGCGGCTTTTCGCTCCGCGCCCATGAAGGGCTGGTCATCGCGCTGTCCGCGGCTACCTGA
- the mdoH gene encoding glucans biosynthesis glucosyltransferase MdoH, translating into MDGVAPLAARAAEVERPSFPPALPAEAPLAMPVQSLREAPAAERLPGRARLLARRIFVIGGAGLLTLFAAHEMFLVLNVGGLTLLEDVVLALFVVLFAWIGFSFTNALGGAVAMIGRREDPLGIGAEPPTALTQRTAILMPTYNEAPARIFAGLQATYESVEATGAIEAFDFFILSDTTDADTWIAEEAEFLALRARTGGQERIFYRRRPRNIDRKAGNIGEWVTRFGGAYENMLVLDADSVMTGDCVLRIAAAMERHPRVGLIQTLPVIVGGRTLFSRMQQFAGRLYGPLIAQGLAWWHGPDSNYWGHNAIIRTRAFAGCAGLPHLSGRKPFGGHILSHDFVEAALIRRGGWAVHMVPWLEGSYEEGPPSLTDLAVRDRRWCQGNLQHAAVLPSRGLHPVSRLHLLTGIGSYITAPLWLIMLIAGLLTALQARFVPPDYFPSEFSLFPSWPAQDPVRAAWVFVGTMSVLLLPKFIAHALMLPRGALRRGFGGGSRAFLGLIVETLIAGLAAPVTMVAQSAAVATILAGRDGGWQPQRRDDGSVPLWATVRHYMPHTLFGVLLGGAAIAISLPLFFWMLPVVLGLVLAAPLVLWTSRARHALAGLLRTPEEASPPPVLARALSLTREIGGRNGTDEAVERLQADPALLDAHRAMLPDYGERMPGDYAPERLVARAKAHDAPDLAAALALLTPREKSAALGDGEALERLLALAAR; encoded by the coding sequence ATGGACGGCGTAGCGCCATTGGCGGCGCGTGCGGCCGAGGTGGAGCGGCCGAGCTTTCCGCCGGCCCTGCCCGCGGAGGCGCCGCTGGCCATGCCGGTGCAGTCGCTGCGCGAGGCCCCGGCCGCCGAGCGCCTGCCGGGACGGGCGCGGCTGCTCGCCCGGCGCATTTTCGTCATCGGCGGGGCGGGGTTGCTGACGCTGTTCGCGGCGCATGAGATGTTTCTCGTGCTCAATGTCGGCGGACTGACGCTGCTGGAAGACGTCGTCCTCGCGCTCTTCGTCGTTCTTTTCGCCTGGATCGGCTTCTCCTTCACCAATGCGCTCGGCGGCGCCGTTGCCATGATCGGCCGGCGCGAGGACCCGCTCGGCATCGGTGCCGAACCGCCCACGGCGCTGACGCAGCGCACCGCCATCCTCATGCCGACCTATAACGAGGCGCCGGCCCGCATCTTCGCCGGGCTTCAGGCGACCTATGAATCGGTGGAGGCAACCGGCGCGATTGAGGCCTTCGACTTCTTCATCCTCAGCGACACCACCGACGCCGACACCTGGATCGCCGAGGAAGCCGAGTTCCTTGCCCTGCGCGCGCGCACCGGTGGGCAGGAGCGCATCTTCTACCGCCGCCGCCCGCGCAACATCGACCGCAAGGCCGGCAATATCGGCGAGTGGGTGACGCGCTTCGGCGGCGCCTATGAGAACATGCTGGTGCTCGACGCCGACAGCGTGATGACCGGCGACTGCGTCCTGCGCATCGCTGCCGCCATGGAACGCCATCCGCGCGTCGGGCTGATCCAGACGCTGCCGGTGATCGTCGGCGGCCGCACGCTGTTCTCCCGCATGCAGCAATTCGCCGGCCGGCTCTACGGGCCGCTGATCGCGCAGGGGCTCGCCTGGTGGCACGGGCCGGACAGCAATTACTGGGGCCACAACGCGATCATCCGCACCCGCGCCTTCGCCGGCTGCGCCGGGCTGCCGCATCTCTCCGGCCGCAAGCCGTTCGGCGGCCACATCCTCAGCCACGACTTCGTCGAGGCGGCGCTGATAAGGCGCGGCGGCTGGGCGGTGCACATGGTGCCGTGGCTGGAGGGTTCCTATGAGGAAGGCCCGCCCTCGCTCACCGACCTCGCCGTGCGCGACCGCCGCTGGTGCCAGGGCAACCTGCAGCACGCCGCCGTGCTGCCCTCGCGCGGCCTCCATCCCGTGAGCCGGCTGCACCTTCTCACCGGCATCGGCTCCTACATCACCGCGCCGCTCTGGCTGATCATGCTGATCGCCGGCCTGCTCACCGCCTTGCAGGCGCGCTTCGTGCCGCCGGACTACTTCCCTTCCGAGTTCTCGCTGTTCCCGAGCTGGCCGGCGCAGGACCCGGTGCGCGCCGCCTGGGTGTTCGTCGGCACCATGTCGGTGCTGCTCCTGCCCAAGTTCATCGCCCATGCGCTGATGCTGCCGAGAGGCGCGCTACGCCGCGGCTTCGGTGGTGGGTCGCGCGCCTTCCTCGGCCTGATCGTCGAGACGCTGATCGCCGGCCTCGCCGCGCCGGTGACGATGGTGGCGCAGTCGGCGGCGGTGGCGACCATCCTCGCCGGGCGGGACGGCGGCTGGCAGCCGCAGCGGCGCGACGACGGCAGCGTGCCGCTCTGGGCGACGGTGAGGCACTACATGCCGCACACGCTGTTCGGCGTGCTGCTGGGCGGGGCGGCGATCGCGATCTCCCTTCCGCTGTTCTTCTGGATGCTGCCCGTGGTGCTGGGGCTGGTGCTTGCCGCGCCGCTGGTGCTGTGGACCAGCCGGGCGCGCCATGCGCTGGCCGGCCTGCTGCGCACGCCGGAGGAAGCCTCCCCGCCGCCGGTGCTGGCGCGGGCGCTAAGCCTCACGCGCGAGATCGGCGGCCGTAATGGGACCGACGAGGCGGTGGAGCGGCTTCAGGCCGATCCGGCGCTGCTCGACGCCCACCGCGCCATGCTGCCTGATTACGGCGAGCGAATGCCCGGCGATTATGCGCCCGAGCGCCTCGTCGCCCGCGCCAAGGCGCATGACGCCCCGGACCTTGCCGCTGCCCTCGCCTTGCTCACCCCGCGCGAGAAGAGCGCGGCGCTCGGCGACGGCGAGGCGCTGGAGCGTCTGCTCGCCCTCGCCGCGCGCTAG
- a CDS encoding glucan biosynthesis protein, producing MRRREVLLGASVLAASPFLSILAGAARAQGDKPVPFDAQTVRQMAKELAAARFAPLDSSLPPELDKLSYDDYRNIRFNTDRSLWRGQGSAFEAQLLHRGFLFRDKVDIYLVAEGQARKLNYDQSLFRFEHGLKPPDPKIDLGFSGFRLHSPINRPDYFDEIAVFQGASYFRAIGKGQVYGSSARGLSIKTGEAEGEEFPVFKAFWLEQPRAGVDSVVIHALLDSPSAAAVHRFTIRPGTSTVMAVEMTLYPRVDLDKAGLASLTSMFMFGPNDRNDIDDFRSMVCDADGLAILTGTGERLWRPLTNPLRLQISAFGSTNVRGFGLMQRQRSFFDYQDLEARYERRPSVWVEPIGDWGDGAVHLVEIPTPEEVHDNIVAFWRPKEPMRKGREYAFTYRLHWCWDGPDNAPIGRFGLTRVGGTDERRQFVLDLAGDAIKSLPPEGLAARVTASEGEVSNIVLQRHPDIEGWRIAFAFAPKGAEVAELRAEMVRGEERLSESWVYRWTA from the coding sequence ATGCGGCGTCGAGAGGTCCTGCTGGGGGCGAGCGTATTGGCGGCCTCCCCCTTCCTTTCAATATTGGCGGGCGCCGCCCGCGCGCAGGGCGACAAGCCGGTGCCCTTCGACGCCCAGACCGTCCGCCAGATGGCAAAGGAACTGGCGGCCGCCCGCTTCGCACCGCTGGATTCCTCGCTGCCGCCTGAGCTCGACAAGCTGAGCTATGACGACTACCGCAACATCCGCTTCAACACCGACCGCTCGCTCTGGCGCGGCCAGGGCAGCGCCTTCGAGGCGCAGCTCCTGCATCGCGGCTTCCTGTTCCGCGACAAGGTGGACATCTACCTTGTCGCTGAGGGCCAGGCGCGCAAGCTCAACTACGACCAGAGCCTGTTCCGCTTCGAGCACGGGCTGAAGCCGCCCGACCCGAAGATCGATCTCGGCTTCTCCGGCTTCCGCCTGCACAGCCCGATCAACCGGCCGGACTATTTCGACGAGATCGCGGTCTTCCAGGGCGCGAGCTATTTCCGCGCCATCGGCAAGGGCCAGGTCTATGGGTCCTCGGCGCGCGGCCTGTCGATCAAGACCGGCGAGGCGGAGGGCGAGGAATTCCCGGTCTTCAAGGCGTTCTGGCTGGAGCAGCCGCGCGCCGGCGTCGATTCCGTGGTGATCCACGCACTGCTCGACAGCCCAAGCGCGGCGGCGGTGCACCGCTTCACCATCCGGCCTGGCACGTCGACGGTGATGGCGGTGGAGATGACGCTCTATCCGCGCGTCGATCTGGACAAGGCGGGGCTCGCCTCGCTCACCAGCATGTTCATGTTCGGCCCGAACGACCGCAACGACATCGACGATTTCCGCTCCATGGTGTGCGACGCCGACGGGCTCGCCATCCTCACCGGCACCGGCGAGCGGCTCTGGCGCCCGCTCACCAATCCGCTGCGGCTGCAGATCTCCGCCTTCGGCAGCACCAATGTGCGTGGCTTCGGCCTGATGCAGCGCCAGCGCTCCTTCTTCGACTATCAGGACCTCGAGGCGCGCTATGAGCGCCGGCCGAGCGTATGGGTCGAGCCGATCGGCGACTGGGGCGACGGCGCGGTCCATCTCGTGGAGATCCCGACGCCCGAGGAGGTGCATGACAACATCGTCGCCTTCTGGCGGCCGAAGGAGCCGATGCGCAAGGGCCGCGAATACGCCTTCACCTACCGCCTGCACTGGTGCTGGGACGGGCCGGACAATGCCCCCATCGGCCGCTTCGGCCTGACGCGGGTCGGCGGCACCGACGAGCGCCGGCAATTCGTGCTCGACCTCGCCGGCGACGCGATCAAGAGCCTTCCGCCGGAAGGGCTCGCCGCCCGCGTCACCGCCAGCGAGGGCGAGGTCTCCAACATCGTCCTGCAGCGGCATCCGGACATTGAGGGCTGGCGCATCGCCTTCGCCTTCGCGCCGAAGGGGGCGGAAGTCGCCGAGCTGCGCGCCGAGATGGTGCGCGGCGAGGAGCGCCTCAGCGAGAGCTGGGTCTACCGATGGACGGCGTAG
- a CDS encoding GlsB/YeaQ/YmgE family stress response membrane protein: protein MEDAQIGWIAAIIIGGLAGWIASAIMKTGTGIFMNIILGIIGAAIASFLFSFIGIGFGGWLGYLVAGILGACILIWLVRAIRS, encoded by the coding sequence ATGGAAGACGCGCAGATCGGCTGGATCGCGGCCATCATCATCGGCGGGCTGGCGGGGTGGATCGCCTCCGCCATCATGAAGACCGGCACCGGCATCTTCATGAACATCATTCTCGGCATCATCGGAGCGGCGATCGCCAGCTTCCTGTTCAGCTTCATCGGCATCGGCTTCGGCGGCTGGCTCGGCTATCTCGTCGCCGGCATACTCGGCGCCTGCATCCTCATCTGGCTGGTGCGGGCGATAAGAAGCTGA
- a CDS encoding NAD(P)/FAD-dependent oxidoreductase, protein MSEDAPSLRPRVVIVGAGFGGLQVARGLADAPVDIILVDKHNYHCFQPLLYQVATAVLSPADVAWPVRHILSRQDNVTMLMAQVTGVDRAAQALITSEGPIPYDFLVLATGATHSYFGHEEWAPFAPGLKDIQDATHLRRRILVAFERAEASDDEAARRRLLTFVIIGGGPTGVEMAGSIAEIARHALAPDFKRVDPRTARILLIEAGPRLLPVLTEPLSAYARRRLEAMGVEVLTGRPVVDIGADHVELAGGEIIPASTKIWAAGVRASPAAQWLGVETDRAGRCLVGPDLSVPDAPEIFVIGDTAAVSDPAGKPVPGIAPAAKQMGDHVAKAIEARLAGSTAPAFRYRHDGDLATIGRNSAVVKLGRLELTGFLGWMFWGFIHVYFLIGTRNRIAVALAWLWNYVTHQRAARLITGEPEVSEAESKKPPLRQAS, encoded by the coding sequence ATGAGCGAAGATGCACCTTCTCTAAGGCCCCGCGTCGTCATCGTTGGCGCCGGTTTCGGCGGGCTGCAGGTGGCGCGCGGGCTTGCCGACGCTCCGGTCGACATCATCCTCGTCGACAAGCACAATTACCATTGTTTCCAGCCGCTGCTCTATCAGGTGGCGACCGCGGTGCTGTCGCCGGCCGATGTCGCCTGGCCGGTGCGCCACATCCTCTCCCGCCAGGACAACGTCACCATGCTGATGGCACAGGTGACCGGCGTCGACCGCGCCGCGCAGGCGCTCATCACCAGCGAGGGGCCGATCCCCTACGACTTCCTCGTCCTCGCCACCGGTGCCACCCATTCCTATTTCGGCCATGAGGAATGGGCGCCCTTCGCGCCGGGGCTGAAGGACATCCAGGACGCCACCCATCTGCGCCGGCGTATCCTCGTCGCCTTCGAGCGGGCGGAGGCGAGCGACGACGAGGCGGCGCGCCGGCGCCTGCTGACCTTCGTCATCATTGGCGGTGGCCCGACCGGCGTGGAGATGGCCGGCTCCATCGCCGAGATCGCCCGCCACGCGCTGGCGCCCGACTTCAAGCGGGTCGATCCGCGCACCGCGCGCATCCTCCTGATCGAGGCCGGCCCCCGGCTGTTGCCGGTTCTCACCGAGCCGCTCTCGGCCTATGCGCGCCGGCGGCTGGAGGCGATGGGGGTGGAGGTGCTGACCGGGCGGCCTGTCGTCGACATCGGTGCCGACCATGTCGAGCTTGCCGGCGGCGAGATCATTCCGGCCTCGACCAAGATCTGGGCGGCCGGTGTGCGCGCCTCGCCGGCGGCGCAATGGCTCGGTGTCGAGACCGACCGTGCCGGGCGCTGCCTCGTCGGCCCGGATCTGAGCGTGCCCGATGCGCCGGAGATCTTCGTCATCGGCGACACCGCGGCGGTCTCCGATCCGGCGGGCAAGCCGGTGCCGGGCATCGCGCCCGCGGCCAAGCAGATGGGCGACCATGTGGCAAAGGCCATCGAGGCGCGGCTCGCCGGCAGCACGGCGCCCGCCTTCCGCTACCGCCATGACGGCGACCTCGCCACCATCGGCCGCAATTCCGCGGTGGTGAAGCTCGGCCGGCTGGAACTGACCGGCTTCCTCGGCTGGATGTTCTGGGGCTTCATCCACGTCTATTTCCTGATCGGCACGCGGAACCGCATCGCCGTGGCGCTGGCCTGGCTGTGGAACTACGTCACGCACCAGCGCGCGGCCCGCCTGATCACCGGCGAGCCGGAGGTGTCGGAAGCGGAGTCGAAGAAGCCGCCGTTGCGGCAAGCTTCGTAA